A region of Vitis riparia cultivar Riparia Gloire de Montpellier isolate 1030 chromosome 12, EGFV_Vit.rip_1.0, whole genome shotgun sequence DNA encodes the following proteins:
- the LOC117926759 gene encoding probable magnesium transporter NIPA4 isoform X2, which translates to MAAAGEEGAYSYKGMSADNIKGLVLALSSSFFIGASFIVKKKGLKKAGASGIRAGVGGYSYLYEPLWWVGMITMIVGEIANFAAYAFAPAILVTPLGALSIIISAVLAHIILREKLHIFGILGCVLCVVGSTTIVLHAPQEREIQSVIEVWDLATEPAFLFYAALVITAVFVLIIHFIPQYGQTHIMVYIGVCSLVMSVKALGIALKLTLSGMNQLTYPQTWAFTIVVITCVITQMNYLNKALDTFNTAVVSPIYYVMFTSLTILASVIMFKDWDRQNPTQIVTEMCGFVTILSGTFLLHKTKDLSDGLSTSLSMRLSKHIEEDGFGQEGIPLRRQESLRLP; encoded by the exons ATGGCGGCGGCCGGGGAGGAGGGGGCTTACTCCTACAAGGGCATGTCCGCTGACAACATCAAGGGTTTGGTTCTGGCGCTGTCTTCTAGCTTTTTCATTGGTGCTAGCTTCATTGTCAAGAAGAAGGGGTTGAAGAAGGCTGGGGCTTCTGGAATCAGAGCAG GGGTTGGAGGTTATTCTTACTTATATGAGCCACTTTGGTGGGTGGGCATGATAACAA TGATCGTGGGGGAAATTGCTAATTTTGCTGCTTATGCGTTTGCACCAGCTATTCTGGTCACTCCTCTTGGTGCACTCAGCATTATTATCAG TGCTGTACTTGCTCATATTATTTTAAGGGAGAAGCTACACATTTTTGGGATTCTTGGTTGTGTTCTTTGTGTTGTGGGTTCTACAACAATTGTTCTTCATGCTCCTCAAGAACGTGAGATTCAATCTGTGATAGAAGTGTGGGATCTTGCTACAGAGCCAG CTTTTCTCTTTTATGCAGCCTTGGTGATAACAGCTGTGTTTGTACTTATAATCCACTTCATCCCACAATATGGCCAGACCCATATAATGGTTTACATTGGAGTTTGCTCTCTT GTCATGAGTGTTAAAGCACTTGGAATTGCTTTGAAGTTAACATTATCAGGAATGAATCAGCTAACATATCCTCAGACATGGGCCTTCACTATAGTTGTAATTACTTGTGTAATTACCCAAATGAACTATCTAAACAAG GCCCTTGATACATTTAATACAGCCGTTGTATCTCCCATCTACTATGTTATGTTTACATCACTAACCATTTTGGCTAGTGTGATCATGTTCAAG GACTGGGATAGACAGAATCCAACACAGATTGTCACCGAAATGTGTGGATTTGTAACCATCCTTTCTGGaacttttcttcttcacaaaacAAAGGACTTGTCTGATG GCCTGTCAACGTCTTTGTCCATGAGACTTTCTAAGCATATAGAAGAGGATGGCTTTGGTCAAGAAGGCATCCCTCTCAGACGGCAGGAGTCCTTGAGATTACCATGA
- the LOC117926759 gene encoding probable magnesium transporter NIPA4 isoform X1, with product MAAAGEEGAYSYKGMSADNIKGLVLALSSSFFIGASFIVKKKGLKKAGASGIRAGVGGYSYLYEPLWWVGMITMIVGEIANFAAYAFAPAILVTPLGALSIIISAVLAHIILREKLHIFGILGCVLCVVGSTTIVLHAPQEREIQSVIEVWDLATEPAFLFYAALVITAVFVLIIHFIPQYGQTHIMVYIGVCSLVGSLSVMSVKALGIALKLTLSGMNQLTYPQTWAFTIVVITCVITQMNYLNKALDTFNTAVVSPIYYVMFTSLTILASVIMFKDWDRQNPTQIVTEMCGFVTILSGTFLLHKTKDLSDGLSTSLSMRLSKHIEEDGFGQEGIPLRRQESLRLP from the exons ATGGCGGCGGCCGGGGAGGAGGGGGCTTACTCCTACAAGGGCATGTCCGCTGACAACATCAAGGGTTTGGTTCTGGCGCTGTCTTCTAGCTTTTTCATTGGTGCTAGCTTCATTGTCAAGAAGAAGGGGTTGAAGAAGGCTGGGGCTTCTGGAATCAGAGCAG GGGTTGGAGGTTATTCTTACTTATATGAGCCACTTTGGTGGGTGGGCATGATAACAA TGATCGTGGGGGAAATTGCTAATTTTGCTGCTTATGCGTTTGCACCAGCTATTCTGGTCACTCCTCTTGGTGCACTCAGCATTATTATCAG TGCTGTACTTGCTCATATTATTTTAAGGGAGAAGCTACACATTTTTGGGATTCTTGGTTGTGTTCTTTGTGTTGTGGGTTCTACAACAATTGTTCTTCATGCTCCTCAAGAACGTGAGATTCAATCTGTGATAGAAGTGTGGGATCTTGCTACAGAGCCAG CTTTTCTCTTTTATGCAGCCTTGGTGATAACAGCTGTGTTTGTACTTATAATCCACTTCATCCCACAATATGGCCAGACCCATATAATGGTTTACATTGGAGTTTGCTCTCTTGTAGGTTCCTTATCG GTCATGAGTGTTAAAGCACTTGGAATTGCTTTGAAGTTAACATTATCAGGAATGAATCAGCTAACATATCCTCAGACATGGGCCTTCACTATAGTTGTAATTACTTGTGTAATTACCCAAATGAACTATCTAAACAAG GCCCTTGATACATTTAATACAGCCGTTGTATCTCCCATCTACTATGTTATGTTTACATCACTAACCATTTTGGCTAGTGTGATCATGTTCAAG GACTGGGATAGACAGAATCCAACACAGATTGTCACCGAAATGTGTGGATTTGTAACCATCCTTTCTGGaacttttcttcttcacaaaacAAAGGACTTGTCTGATG GCCTGTCAACGTCTTTGTCCATGAGACTTTCTAAGCATATAGAAGAGGATGGCTTTGGTCAAGAAGGCATCCCTCTCAGACGGCAGGAGTCCTTGAGATTACCATGA